The following are from one region of the Methanococcoides methylutens genome:
- a CDS encoding ORC1-type DNA replication protein, with protein MDKDMLMWDETIFRDGSVLELDHLPDHFSHRETQMQSLMYSLRPALRGMRPINSLLSGPPGTGKTTTVMKVFGEMKKHSENVVFVKVNCQMDSTKFAVIARVYKALFKVSPPASGVAFRKLFEKVMNFLVENEKTLVVCLDDINYLYHEGNADDVMYSMLRAHEQFPGAKVGVIAIVSDTGKLYQFDPKVNSVFLPEEVAFPRYAYDELQDILGRRIDLAFFPNVVSDEVKDAIVGYVDMTGDLRVGIDLLKRSGLNAERRASRTISIEDVESAYENSRLLHLGRSIMSLTPDERTLLELIAKQRECQTGELYKLFHEQTGLGYTRFYDMVNKLNDARYVSTDFSGKGTRGRTRIVKPRYQPEDILKCLE; from the coding sequence ATGGATAAGGATATGCTGATGTGGGACGAGACCATTTTCAGGGATGGTAGTGTTCTTGAACTGGACCATCTTCCTGATCATTTCTCGCACCGTGAAACACAGATGCAATCCCTTATGTACAGTTTGCGCCCTGCTCTTCGGGGAATGCGTCCTATCAACAGCCTTCTTAGTGGACCACCGGGTACCGGAAAGACAACGACGGTCATGAAGGTTTTCGGGGAGATGAAAAAACACTCGGAAAATGTGGTTTTCGTAAAAGTGAACTGCCAGATGGACTCCACGAAGTTTGCTGTTATTGCGAGGGTCTACAAGGCGCTTTTCAAAGTATCTCCTCCTGCATCAGGAGTTGCATTCAGGAAACTTTTTGAAAAGGTAATGAACTTCCTTGTAGAAAATGAGAAGACGCTGGTTGTCTGCCTTGATGATATCAATTATCTTTATCATGAAGGAAATGCTGACGATGTCATGTATTCCATGCTCAGGGCCCACGAACAGTTCCCGGGAGCAAAGGTTGGTGTGATCGCTATCGTGAGTGATACCGGAAAGCTTTACCAGTTCGACCCGAAGGTGAACTCGGTGTTCCTGCCGGAAGAGGTCGCTTTCCCAAGGTATGCGTATGATGAGCTTCAGGATATCCTTGGCAGAAGGATCGATCTTGCATTCTTCCCTAATGTCGTATCGGATGAAGTAAAGGATGCTATTGTGGGATACGTTGATATGACCGGTGACCTCCGGGTGGGCATAGATCTTCTGAAACGTTCGGGCCTGAATGCCGAAAGGCGAGCCAGCAGGACAATATCTATTGAAGATGTGGAAAGTGCGTATGAAAATTCCCGTTTATTGCATCTTGGAAGGAGTATTATGTCCCTTACACCCGATGAGCGAACACTTCTCGAGCTTATCGCAAAGCAAAGGGAATGCCAGACCGGTGAGCTCTACAAGCTTTTCCATGAACAGACCGGTCTTGGATACACTCGTTTCTATGATATGGTCAACAAGCTCAATGATGCACGCTATGTTAGCACTGATTTTTCCGGCAAAGGTACTCGTGGTCGTACGCGTATCGTGAAACCAAGATACCAGCCGGAAGATATTCTCAAGTGCCTTGAATGA
- a CDS encoding dephospho-CoA kinase, with the protein MKIIAFVGMPAAGKSVASDVVKEENIDVVNMGDVIRDEVKARGLDPTDANTGGVANDLRDKEGMDAVAKRCVPKIEALGKDLVVVDGVRGIAEVTFFKEHFGDDFTLVFIDAPLETRFERVTNRGRSDDMTDIEALKIRDERELGWGLAEAIKVADITVDNTDTIDAFRNTINEILENA; encoded by the coding sequence ATGAAGATCATAGCTTTTGTAGGAATGCCGGCAGCAGGCAAATCCGTAGCATCAGATGTTGTAAAGGAAGAAAATATCGATGTTGTAAACATGGGAGATGTTATACGCGACGAGGTCAAAGCAAGAGGGCTCGACCCCACAGATGCCAACACCGGCGGCGTGGCAAATGACCTGCGAGACAAGGAAGGCATGGATGCTGTTGCAAAGCGTTGTGTTCCAAAGATAGAGGCTTTAGGAAAAGACCTTGTCGTTGTGGATGGTGTACGCGGAATAGCAGAGGTCACATTTTTCAAGGAGCATTTCGGAGACGATTTTACACTGGTCTTCATCGATGCACCTCTGGAAACACGCTTTGAGAGGGTCACGAACCGTGGCAGAAGCGATGATATGACCGATATCGAAGCATTGAAGATAAGAGATGAACGGGAACTTGGATGGGGACTTGCAGAAGCCATCAAAGTGGCAGACATAACTGTCGATAACACCGACACCATCGATGCATTCAGGAATACTATCAATGAAATACTGGAGAACGCATGA
- a CDS encoding exodeoxyribonuclease III — MGSINIMSWNVNGLRSMVKKGFLEWVAESQPDILCLQEIKAQERQLPTNLRHIDGYIPHFFSAERKGYSGVAVYTKLPPVNVEYGLGEKRFDVEGRTLIAEFEDFVLFNIYFPNGKASDERLQYKMDFYDAFMERADGFKDEGRNVIVCGDVNTAHKEIDLARPKQNEKSSGFLPQERAWIDIFLDRGYVDTFRMFNQEAGQYSWWDQKTRARDRNVGWRIDYFFASESLKNRITSAYILPDVMGSDHCPIGIELEVGQ, encoded by the coding sequence ATGGGTTCTATCAATATTATGTCATGGAATGTGAATGGTTTAAGGTCCATGGTGAAGAAAGGTTTTCTGGAATGGGTGGCTGAATCTCAACCTGATATACTCTGTCTTCAGGAGATCAAAGCACAAGAAAGGCAGCTTCCTACGAATCTGCGACATATTGATGGCTACATTCCTCATTTCTTTTCGGCAGAACGCAAAGGTTACAGTGGTGTTGCGGTCTATACGAAACTTCCTCCGGTAAATGTTGAATATGGTCTCGGTGAGAAGCGCTTTGATGTGGAAGGCAGGACTTTGATCGCAGAATTTGAGGATTTCGTTCTTTTTAACATATATTTCCCTAATGGGAAGGCCTCTGATGAAAGGCTCCAGTACAAGATGGACTTCTATGATGCATTTATGGAACGTGCAGACGGATTCAAGGATGAAGGCAGGAATGTTATTGTATGTGGTGATGTGAACACCGCTCACAAAGAGATCGATCTTGCACGACCCAAACAGAATGAGAAGTCATCAGGTTTCCTTCCTCAGGAGAGGGCATGGATCGATATTTTCCTGGACCGGGGCTATGTTGACACTTTCCGGATGTTCAATCAGGAGGCAGGACAATACAGCTGGTGGGACCAGAAGACGCGTGCAAGGGACCGTAATGTTGGCTGGCGAATAGATTACTTCTTTGCAAGCGAGAGCCTGAAAAATCGGATAACTTCAGCTTACATACTGCCGGATGTTATGGGTTCTGACCACTGTCCGATCGGCATCGAATTAGAGGTCGGTCAATAA
- a CDS encoding DNA double-strand break repair nuclease NurA translates to MTLEPVHIKAISSMVSRIDSLSEDDDPEKAPELFELLSELEFEGKVVLKALGKLFRAKVDIDQMSLAKDPFEKTYSCDSGSTNPISFNSGLYVDLCHCSIASTPTDIDLHSKWTMVMSTYSPGTGMVLDTGDWEYFDENEGRASIVKIRPGLLKKRVDRMVHNIALYLSESEHILWLMEKFDEDGFFIMDGPIYPKQLMYWMVVESDEVQIRDDDNAKRILQNYVDIMDHHIANRRPLIGFVKNPEDMQTMITLRKKYSMGDLPWLRDSQFFKNVLSPGKDEGKGSRWITYTNWFLQPNQFYENMMDSTSLVLDMDLKHEFPKEDYAITFFMIFVPSIDVLFKIESPYGITKDEQMRDQITRKVLHDIAVNGIPMTLSKADSLAKIRISEKKLIKGMFKGQKIDTIYNDVRWGESIDDQ, encoded by the coding sequence ATGACCCTTGAGCCGGTTCACATTAAAGCCATTTCCAGTATGGTATCCCGTATCGATAGTTTATCGGAGGACGATGATCCGGAAAAGGCACCTGAGCTTTTTGAACTTCTCAGTGAGCTGGAATTTGAAGGTAAGGTCGTCCTCAAGGCACTCGGTAAACTTTTCCGTGCAAAAGTTGACATCGATCAGATGTCTCTTGCAAAAGACCCCTTTGAGAAGACCTATTCCTGTGATAGTGGTAGTACCAATCCGATATCGTTCAACAGTGGGTTGTATGTGGACCTTTGTCATTGTAGTATTGCTTCAACACCTACAGATATCGATCTTCATTCAAAATGGACCATGGTCATGTCAACATATTCTCCCGGTACAGGCATGGTTCTTGACACAGGGGATTGGGAGTACTTTGATGAAAATGAAGGTCGCGCATCTATTGTAAAGATAAGGCCCGGACTGCTCAAGAAAAGGGTTGACCGGATGGTTCACAACATTGCACTGTACCTGTCAGAATCAGAACACATACTATGGCTCATGGAAAAATTCGATGAAGATGGCTTTTTCATAATGGATGGTCCTATTTATCCAAAACAGTTGATGTACTGGATGGTTGTGGAATCCGATGAAGTGCAGATAAGGGATGACGACAATGCGAAACGTATCCTGCAGAACTATGTGGATATCATGGACCATCACATTGCTAACAGAAGGCCTCTTATCGGCTTTGTGAAGAACCCGGAGGACATGCAGACAATGATAACTCTCCGGAAAAAATATTCTATGGGCGATCTTCCCTGGCTGAGGGACTCGCAGTTCTTCAAGAATGTGCTCTCTCCGGGAAAGGACGAAGGAAAAGGTAGCAGATGGATAACCTATACCAACTGGTTCCTGCAACCCAATCAGTTCTATGAGAATATGATGGACAGCACTTCCCTTGTGCTGGATATGGACCTTAAGCATGAGTTTCCCAAAGAGGACTATGCCATCACATTTTTCATGATCTTTGTTCCTTCCATTGATGTTCTTTTCAAGATAGAATCTCCTTATGGGATAACAAAGGATGAGCAGATGCGGGACCAGATCACCAGGAAAGTTCTGCACGATATTGCTGTGAACGGCATCCCTATGACGCTTTCAAAGGCAGATTCCCTTGCGAAGATAAGGATCTCGGAAAAAAAGCTGATCAAAGGCATGTTCAAAGGACAGAAGATCGATACTATTTACAATGATGTGAGATGGGGTGAATCAATAGATGATCAATGA
- a CDS encoding DUF5350 domain-containing protein — MGKTGSIEWVKVKGRKGRVIKVQKAFGAKAHPGPAQRFTSGGAKRRFLKRSPKAIVS, encoded by the coding sequence ATGGGTAAAACAGGCAGCATTGAATGGGTAAAGGTCAAAGGAAGAAAGGGAAGGGTCATCAAAGTGCAGAAAGCTTTTGGAGCTAAGGCACACCCAGGACCTGCACAGAGATTCACCTCAGGCGGCGCAAAGAGGCGTTTCCTTAAGAGATCACCAAAAGCTATTGTAAGCTAA
- the thsA gene encoding thermosome subunit alpha, producing MAGQMSGQPIFILREGSQRTRGRDAQSNNIMAAKAVAEAVRTTLGPKGMDKMLVDSLGDVVITNDGATILKEMDIEHPAAKMIVEVAKTQDDEVGDGTTSAAVVAGELLKKAEEMIEQDVHPTIIAAGYRMASKKAGEILKTLSKHVTCDNKEMLTKISDTAMTGKGAEASKEVLSKIAVDAITSIVDQDGGNKVEIENVKIEKKVGGRIDDSELIEGMILDKERVHANMPKKVEGAKIALLNTAIELKETEVDAEISITSPDQLQSFLDQEEAMLRNLVNSITESGANVVFCQKGIDDMAQHFLAKAGLFAVRRVKKSDMEKLVRSTGAKLVTNIEEMNADDLGQAELVEERKIGGDNMVFITGCVNPKSVSILLRGGTEHVIDNIERALEDALRVVAVAIEDEELVAGGGAPEVEVALRLNEYAATLSGREQLAVKAFAEALEIVPRTLAENAGLDPIDMLVELRSHHEKGIKTAGLNVYTGTVIDMWENGVVEPLRVKTQAINSAAEASVMILRIDDIIASTRAPPMPEGGMGGMGGGMPPMM from the coding sequence ATGGCAGGACAGATGTCAGGACAGCCTATCTTCATTTTAAGAGAAGGTAGCCAGAGAACTAGAGGCAGGGATGCCCAGAGCAACAACATCATGGCAGCAAAGGCAGTTGCTGAAGCAGTAAGAACAACCCTTGGTCCAAAAGGTATGGACAAGATGCTTGTAGACTCCCTTGGAGATGTAGTTATCACAAACGATGGTGCAACCATCCTCAAAGAGATGGACATTGAGCACCCAGCTGCAAAGATGATCGTCGAAGTCGCAAAGACACAGGACGATGAAGTTGGAGATGGTACAACATCTGCAGCTGTCGTTGCAGGCGAACTCCTCAAGAAAGCAGAAGAGATGATCGAGCAGGACGTCCACCCAACCATAATCGCAGCAGGTTACAGGATGGCCTCCAAAAAAGCAGGAGAGATCCTCAAGACACTTTCAAAGCATGTCACATGCGACAACAAGGAAATGCTTACCAAGATCTCTGACACCGCAATGACCGGTAAAGGCGCAGAAGCATCAAAGGAAGTACTTTCCAAGATCGCTGTAGACGCGATCACAAGCATCGTCGACCAGGACGGCGGAAACAAGGTCGAGATCGAGAACGTAAAGATCGAGAAGAAGGTCGGCGGACGTATCGACGACTCCGAGCTCATCGAAGGTATGATCCTTGATAAGGAAAGAGTACACGCTAACATGCCAAAGAAGGTAGAAGGCGCAAAGATCGCACTCCTCAACACTGCTATCGAACTTAAGGAAACAGAAGTCGATGCAGAGATCTCCATCACATCCCCTGACCAGCTCCAGTCATTCCTCGACCAGGAAGAAGCAATGCTCAGAAACCTTGTGAACAGCATTACCGAAAGTGGTGCAAATGTCGTATTCTGTCAGAAGGGTATCGATGACATGGCACAGCACTTCCTTGCAAAGGCAGGTCTCTTTGCAGTCAGGCGTGTCAAGAAGAGCGACATGGAAAAACTTGTCCGCTCCACAGGTGCAAAACTTGTCACCAACATCGAAGAGATGAACGCAGACGATCTTGGACAGGCAGAACTTGTCGAAGAGAGAAAGATCGGTGGCGACAACATGGTATTCATTACCGGCTGTGTCAATCCAAAGTCCGTGTCAATCCTCCTCCGTGGCGGTACAGAGCACGTGATCGACAACATCGAGAGAGCACTCGAAGATGCACTCCGCGTAGTCGCTGTTGCAATCGAAGATGAAGAGCTCGTCGCTGGTGGCGGAGCACCTGAAGTAGAGGTTGCACTCAGACTCAACGAGTACGCAGCAACACTCAGCGGTAGGGAACAGCTCGCAGTCAAGGCATTCGCAGAAGCACTCGAGATCGTCCCAAGGACACTTGCAGAGAACGCAGGACTTGACCCAATAGACATGCTTGTTGAACTGCGCTCACACCACGAGAAAGGCATAAAGACCGCTGGTCTTAACGTCTACACCGGCACTGTCATCGACATGTGGGAGAACGGCGTTGTTGAGCCTCTCAGGGTAAAGACCCAGGCGATCAACTCAGCAGCTGAAGCATCAGTCATGATCCTCAGGATCGACGACATCATTGCATCAACCAGAGCACCACCAATGCCAGAAGGCGGTATGGGCGGTATGGGTGGCGGAATGCCTCCAATGATGTAA
- a CDS encoding RNA-binding domain-containing protein, with amino-acid sequence MIEVKIRTAVNPTEDKELVEKAVMNMFPLIEIETVTTDEGDFIEGTGDIESLRNIHDLFRRELIIDTARTRLEAGSYRNPTRSRFLINKQVATIGKLNLATQDETLGSIHVDITTDTAEEMEILIEWLAPPTEEGIPLFEPEMPKL; translated from the coding sequence ATGATCGAAGTAAAGATAAGAACTGCCGTCAATCCCACAGAAGATAAGGAACTTGTGGAGAAGGCAGTCATGAACATGTTCCCGCTTATAGAGATAGAAACAGTAACTACCGACGAAGGTGATTTCATCGAAGGTACCGGTGATATCGAGAGCCTCAGGAACATCCATGACCTGTTCAGGAGAGAACTTATCATTGATACTGCCCGCACCAGACTGGAAGCAGGCAGTTACAGGAATCCGACAAGAAGCAGATTCCTCATTAACAAGCAGGTAGCAACAATAGGTAAATTGAATTTAGCTACCCAGGATGAAACCCTCGGATCCATACACGTTGATATAACGACAGATACCGCGGAAGAGATGGAAATCCTCATCGAGTGGTTAGCACCACCAACAGAGGAAGGAATCCCACTCTTTGAACCTGAAATGCCAAAGCTATAA
- a CDS encoding ribbon-helix-helix domain-containing protein, which translates to MPKVSVDIPQELLDDLNAHVGNDKKFVSQSDAIRTAIRKMLDMMDNIDRRHGRLDQESL; encoded by the coding sequence ATGCCAAAAGTAAGTGTTGATATTCCACAGGAACTTCTTGACGACCTGAACGCACATGTGGGTAATGATAAGAAGTTTGTCAGTCAGTCCGATGCTATAAGAACCGCCATCCGCAAGATGCTTGACATGATGGACAATATTGATCGGAGGCACGGAAGGTTGGATCAGGAAAGTCTCTGA
- a CDS encoding sugar phosphate isomerase/epimerase family protein translates to MDVSRLSFSSNAVLEEPFPWVYELEDIGFTGWEMVQEGTQCLSEENLPKIREVLETTNLVLTMHMPFSDMNLAGLNRGIHREVLRQMKNYISLASGLVEVAVVHPGYLSPYGKKVPERAWDTNVRSIQELCDTAEEYGISIAVENMPDFPMIFGREPDEILRILDDVDRDNVAMTLDVGHANTTGHLEGFLEKCRDRILHVHLHDNMGKRDEHLPAGRGSVNWEAVKKGLSDYKGRLVTEMSSLEEGRESLNFLKGL, encoded by the coding sequence ATGGACGTCAGCAGATTAAGTTTCTCATCAAATGCAGTCCTCGAGGAACCCTTCCCATGGGTCTATGAACTTGAGGACATAGGTTTTACAGGCTGGGAGATGGTACAGGAAGGTACCCAGTGTCTTAGCGAAGAAAATCTGCCAAAGATCAGGGAAGTACTTGAGACCACAAATCTTGTGCTTACCATGCACATGCCATTCTCAGACATGAACCTGGCAGGCCTCAATCGAGGCATACACAGAGAAGTGCTCAGGCAAATGAAGAACTACATCTCCCTGGCATCCGGACTTGTGGAAGTTGCAGTCGTGCACCCGGGATACCTTTCACCATACGGAAAGAAGGTACCTGAACGTGCATGGGATACGAACGTCCGTTCAATCCAGGAACTATGTGATACTGCTGAAGAATATGGCATCTCCATTGCTGTGGAAAATATGCCCGATTTCCCGATGATATTTGGAAGAGAACCTGATGAAATATTAAGGATACTGGACGATGTTGACCGTGACAACGTCGCAATGACCCTGGACGTGGGACATGCGAACACAACAGGACACCTCGAGGGATTCCTTGAAAAATGCAGGGACAGAATATTGCATGTACACCTTCATGACAACATGGGCAAGAGGGATGAGCATCTCCCCGCAGGCAGGGGTTCTGTCAACTGGGAAGCTGTGAAAAAAGGATTATCCGATTACAAGGGCAGGCTCGTCACCGAGATGAGCAGCCTGGAAGAAGGAAGAGAAAGTCTGAATTTCCTAAAAGGGCTTTGA
- a CDS encoding DUF134 domain-containing protein, protein MTCRGRPKSPRRVKCNPEGFYFKPRGVALSELEVVSVAVEELEALRLVDYEGLQQQEAATQMGISRRAFWEDLKSARKKIAFALTTGKAIEIKGGNYVSITDQNEEN, encoded by the coding sequence ATGACATGCAGAGGAAGACCAAAAAGCCCCAGAAGGGTCAAATGCAACCCGGAAGGATTCTATTTTAAGCCACGTGGAGTTGCACTTTCGGAGCTTGAGGTAGTCTCCGTTGCAGTGGAAGAGCTGGAAGCATTAAGGCTTGTGGATTACGAAGGACTCCAGCAGCAGGAAGCAGCAACACAGATGGGGATCTCAAGGCGTGCATTCTGGGAAGATCTTAAGAGTGCAAGAAAGAAGATAGCCTTTGCATTGACCACAGGAAAGGCAATAGAGATCAAGGGCGGAAACTATGTCAGCATCACAGACCAGAACGAAGAGAACTGA
- a CDS encoding molybdenum-dependent transcriptional regulator has protein sequence METRTKVWLTEDGKHIIGAGKVNLLKAIDEERSLSKACKKLGMSYKHAWLILKKMNERGDQEVVYTVRGGKGQGTFLTEYGKQLIDEYEASRTYIDETVGDDTSWENIAFKLSARNKLIGRVVEVEKGDIVSKVKIEVDPAILTSIVTAEAVDRLDVKEGDELFAIIKSTEVMLARPSRASPENEDD, from the coding sequence TTGGAGACAAGAACTAAAGTATGGCTTACAGAAGATGGGAAGCATATAATCGGTGCTGGCAAGGTTAATTTGCTCAAAGCCATTGATGAGGAACGTTCTTTAAGTAAAGCATGTAAAAAACTCGGGATGTCTTACAAACATGCCTGGCTTATCCTGAAGAAAATGAATGAACGGGGGGACCAGGAGGTCGTTTACACTGTCAGGGGTGGAAAGGGCCAGGGTACTTTCCTGACTGAGTATGGTAAACAACTGATCGATGAATACGAGGCAAGTCGTACATACATTGATGAAACGGTTGGTGATGACACCTCATGGGAGAACATTGCCTTCAAACTGTCTGCCCGCAATAAATTGATCGGAAGGGTGGTCGAAGTTGAGAAAGGTGACATTGTCTCTAAGGTGAAGATCGAAGTGGATCCTGCAATTCTTACATCCATTGTAACGGCAGAGGCTGTTGACAGACTCGATGTAAAGGAAGGGGATGAGCTGTTTGCAATCATCAAATCCACCGAGGTCATGCTGGCAAGACCTTCTCGGGCATCGCCTGAAAATGAGGATGATTAA
- a CDS encoding ATP-binding protein, with translation MINDTDLLAYASESDLSDEDATKLISENRATAKAPEFEEYDVGASFDLNTGDADNAFGIITTGFDPLEVTESGSRIAGYITTDHRSQVRLGTYVIVPYENEHLFARIWKLQYQQQFEVDDATEIHSRRMLRSNTTAELDYKFLAYLDPICILYEHVPGDESSLVRRMADRIPRPNTPILPVTEKLKIQTGLNIPREGIFLGHLSVGGELVRTHASPPTVPYYLRNDYSMGDPLIFRHMLVCGSTGTGKTFLTKNILRQFMSEGNRYQVRDNGDGVKKNKNPCLVIMDPQDEYSQLLEDNPDLVSSDEHDMNSESVKFGGVPSTKTFVANVDGQNYNGRSRAEQAEFTIPFEMVRSNSWLIAAAGLTELQGIALELLLEDYFKRPGKHTYNGFMEHIDDAGVRGTYVDNGKIHEASYDGIVRKVRNQAFRRVFDQPATPITEMLADIFKAGQICVFPTEYISNTRIRDLITLTLMTIVVDNKLNTSGDALVKETPIILVLDEAHRYLAKGAGEHSKRIISKFADAARQGRKEGLGLFLITQDPQDIDETVFKQVNSRVILNLSNDAAISAMKVKKEYEKRIPYLKKGQMIIQSPDNSDVVEVIGLSKCVVKHV, from the coding sequence ATGATCAATGATACAGACTTATTGGCCTATGCTTCAGAAAGTGATCTTAGTGATGAAGATGCTACGAAGCTAATTTCGGAAAACAGGGCTACTGCAAAAGCCCCTGAATTCGAGGAGTATGATGTTGGGGCTTCGTTCGATCTGAATACCGGTGATGCGGACAACGCCTTTGGTATCATAACGACAGGGTTTGATCCTCTTGAGGTCACCGAATCCGGATCGAGGATCGCAGGCTACATAACTACGGATCACAGGTCACAGGTACGCCTGGGCACATATGTGATAGTACCTTATGAGAACGAACACCTCTTTGCACGTATATGGAAGCTCCAGTACCAGCAGCAGTTCGAAGTGGATGATGCTACCGAGATACATTCACGCAGGATGCTCAGGAGCAACACCACAGCAGAGCTGGATTACAAGTTCCTTGCCTACCTTGATCCGATCTGTATCCTGTATGAGCATGTACCCGGGGACGAATCCTCCCTTGTGCGTCGTATGGCAGACCGTATCCCAAGACCCAACACACCTATATTACCGGTAACTGAAAAACTGAAGATCCAGACCGGGCTTAACATCCCTCGCGAAGGTATCTTCCTTGGTCATCTGAGTGTAGGTGGTGAACTAGTGCGGACACATGCATCACCACCGACCGTGCCTTACTATTTGAGGAATGATTATTCCATGGGCGACCCGTTAATATTCAGGCATATGCTGGTCTGTGGTAGTACCGGTACCGGTAAGACCTTCCTCACAAAGAACATCCTGCGCCAGTTCATGAGCGAGGGTAACAGATATCAGGTGCGTGACAACGGGGATGGTGTAAAAAAGAACAAGAACCCGTGTCTGGTGATAATGGATCCTCAGGATGAGTATTCCCAGCTTCTGGAGGATAATCCTGATCTTGTTTCTTCTGATGAACATGATATGAACTCAGAGAGCGTGAAGTTTGGTGGTGTCCCTTCCACAAAGACCTTTGTGGCAAATGTGGATGGGCAAAACTACAATGGCAGGTCACGTGCCGAACAGGCTGAATTTACAATACCTTTCGAGATGGTCAGGAGCAACTCCTGGCTGATCGCTGCAGCAGGACTTACTGAGCTTCAGGGTATAGCCCTTGAACTTCTGCTTGAGGACTACTTCAAAAGACCTGGAAAACATACGTACAACGGCTTTATGGAGCACATCGATGACGCAGGCGTGAGGGGCACTTATGTTGATAACGGCAAGATCCACGAAGCATCCTATGATGGAATTGTAAGGAAGGTCAGGAATCAGGCTTTCAGAAGGGTCTTCGACCAGCCTGCAACACCTATAACCGAAATGCTTGCTGATATCTTCAAAGCAGGGCAGATCTGCGTGTTCCCTACTGAGTACATCTCGAACACCAGGATACGGGATCTTATCACACTTACTCTCATGACCATCGTTGTGGACAACAAGTTGAACACGTCCGGTGATGCACTGGTCAAGGAAACGCCGATCATCCTTGTGCTGGATGAAGCACACAGGTATCTTGCAAAGGGTGCAGGAGAACACTCTAAGCGCATCATCTCCAAGTTCGCGGATGCAGCCCGCCAGGGCCGTAAGGAAGGCCTGGGTCTGTTCCTTATCACGCAGGACCCTCAGGATATAGATGAAACAGTGTTCAAGCAGGTCAACAGTCGTGTGATCCTGAACCTTTCCAACGATGCCGCAATTAGTGCAATGAAGGTCAAAAAAGAGTATGAAAAGCGTATTCCATATCTCAAGAAAGGACAAATGATAATTCAAAGTCCTGACAACAGCGATGTTGTAGAGGTCATAGGGCTTTCAAAGTGTGTTGTAAAGCATGTCTGA
- a CDS encoding Mrp/NBP35 family ATP-binding protein — protein sequence MASNIQSPESLLNAKPEEPKLVTNLRGIKKKIMVMSGKGGVGKSTVSANLAATLADRGYKVGLLDSDIHGPTIPTMFGVEGQKPTVGEKGIVPVKVSDNLKVMSVGLLLDSDDSPVIWRGPAKMSAIKQFLEEVDWGVLDYLIIDLPPGTGDEPLSIAQLIGNLDGAVVVTTPQDVALTSVRKSLNFANMIEVPVIGMVENMSGIICPHCDEIIHVFGSGGVSKAAEDFGVNVLGTLPIETEVAATSDSGKVHEDIKGDSEWYKTFNKIVDAVEEFVK from the coding sequence ATGGCATCCAATATTCAATCACCGGAAAGTCTGCTTAACGCAAAGCCAGAAGAACCAAAGCTCGTAACCAATCTTAGAGGTATAAAGAAGAAGATAATGGTCATGAGCGGAAAAGGCGGCGTGGGAAAAAGCACAGTCTCCGCCAACCTTGCTGCCACACTTGCTGACCGCGGATACAAGGTAGGTCTTCTTGACAGCGACATACACGGACCCACAATCCCGACCATGTTCGGAGTTGAAGGTCAGAAACCAACTGTAGGAGAAAAAGGCATTGTTCCTGTAAAGGTCAGCGATAACCTGAAGGTCATGTCCGTAGGACTTCTCCTCGATAGCGATGATTCCCCGGTGATCTGGAGAGGACCTGCTAAGATGAGTGCCATCAAACAATTCCTCGAAGAGGTTGACTGGGGCGTGCTGGACTATCTTATCATCGACCTGCCTCCCGGAACAGGAGACGAACCGCTGAGCATTGCACAGCTCATTGGAAACCTCGATGGTGCTGTCGTTGTCACAACGCCACAGGACGTTGCACTTACAAGTGTCAGGAAGTCACTCAACTTCGCAAACATGATCGAAGTTCCTGTTATTGGAATGGTCGAGAACATGAGCGGTATAATCTGCCCACACTGCGATGAGATAATACACGTATTCGGATCAGGCGGAGTATCAAAGGCAGCAGAGGACTTCGGGGTGAATGTGCTTGGAACATTACCTATCGAAACAGAAGTTGCAGCCACAAGTGACAGTGGAAAGGTCCATGAAGATATCAAAGGCGATTCCGAATGGTATAAGACCTTCAATAAGATCGTTGACGCTGTCGAAGAGTTCGTAAAATAA